The Salvelinus alpinus chromosome 3, SLU_Salpinus.1, whole genome shotgun sequence genome segment TTTGTCCAAAGAAATATAAACATAAGCTAAATTGATGGGGGACAGGAAGCGGCCGGTGTTGATAATTCCCCATTGTATTTGGTAGGGGTAAGTTTTGTGGGAATATGTACGCCCGACATGGTGAACCCATTGAAGACATCCAAAGTGGTGGAGAAAGCTTTGGGTAAAGAAAAATCGATGATAATCACGAGAAGTGGCCTTGTtcttgtaacgtctgcttccaactcacaccctcaaacacctagatcccctgaacgcagctcactctccagatccacATTCACCTGATTTCTAATCACCTGTTCTCACACCTGtttgtcattatcacacactatttagtccAGTTTTTTGCatcccatcactgtgaggtattgtttgttttgtgacacatggCTTTCAAAGCGCTGGGTTTCCTGTGATttactcctcccgtgtatgatagtttttgcctacctccctaatgacgccttttgcctattccctgcctgtactttagcctttTGGATTTCttgttatctacctattgcctgatctccaggacaacgttactagccttttccctgcctgtactgttgcccttttggaccctctgtgtatgaccttctgcctgcccctggatccagctacctgcctcctcctgtggtcctttgcaataaacacctgctgcgccctgcgcttgaaaccagctctctgtctcccctcatgttcattacagttctgattttgtgtgtgtctgaggagCAGAAAAAACAGGTATTGGAACTCACTAAATTTGGAGCTGATGTGTCGTACTTTGAGATACGGAACAGGGCACCTATTGAAGCAGTAATTTCTCGAGTTTCGGAAGACATTGATATACTAAAGAAAATTCCTGGAGTGGTTGATGAATGCTGGTGTGAATAATGAAAAGATGGAGGAGAGTTTGTCAgttgtgttttttttaatgtgGAATCCCTCTTGACCCATGTGCAGCTGGGACATGTGTATTATCCTTTCAGAGCCATTATATCCAGGCATTGGCAGTGAAAGATAAGTACAGTGTTTGGACATGTAGAAAGTGTCTTGAGACAGAAGGAACCGAAATGTGGGATAAAATCACTTTGATGGAGACTGAAGGGCAGGAGAGAATCGCAAAGGAATAAAGTGTTGTAAATGTGGTGGAGAACATATGCTGACATCCTTGGAATGCCCAAATAGGGTGAAAGAGATGTAGGTGGCCAAAGTCAAGGCAGTTCAGTTAGTCTTCTATGGGGAGGCGGTAAAAAAGGTAGAAAGAGCAGAAGGTCCGATATTTGTTAGTGAATACCAGTGGAGCCAACAGCAACATGCGCCGAGGCCTGCGTGTCACCAGCAGGATCCAGACATTCTTCATATGAAGAAAGTGGACTTTGTCAGTTGTAGCATTGGCGATAAAAGGAAGTGCATAAGTGGAAAAGAAGTCAAGAAAGATTGACATAATTGTTTCTGCAGCTGAACTCTTTCTGGGATTAAAGGATTTTACATCTGAGGACCTACATGGAGTACTGTCTCGCAGTTCCACCCTCTCAGGCCCCAGAACATGAGCAGGGTATTTTAGTTTTCGCATGACTTAAGGCGTgggaatgtatatattttttagtcaTTTGTGTGGTTGAATGATAATTTTCCTTTCCCCCGTATGGAATTTCCTTTTCTCTTGTACATTTTTTTGCACCCCCGTTCAATTGACGGCGaaaaggccctcccccgccctccttttggaaaatctgaccacgaccatcttgctcctcccttcctataggcagaaactcaaacaggatgtactcGTGCTaagaactattcaacgctggtctgaccaatcggaatccacgcttcaagattgttttgatcatgcggactgggacatgttccgggtagcctcagggAATAATATTGACGgcatacgctgattcggtgagtgagtttataaggaagtgcataggagatgttgtacccactgtgactattaaaacctaccctaaccagaaaccgtgaatagatggcggcattcgcgcaaaactgaaagcgcgaacacagcatttaaccatggaaaggtgactgggattatggccaaatacaaacagtgtagttattccctccgcatggcaatcaaacaagcgaaatgtcagtatagagagaaagtggagtcgcaattcaacggctcagacacgagacgtacactaccgttcaaaagtttggggtcacttagaaatgcccttgtttttgaaagaaaagcacatttttggtccattaaaataacatcaaattgatcagaaataccatgtagacattgttaatgttgtaaatgactatcgtaGCTGGAAGTGGCTGATTTTTGTAAATGGAATAtcaacataggcgtacagagtcccattatcagcaaccatcactcctgtgttccaatggcacgttgtgttagctaatccaagtttatcattttaaaaggctaaatgatcattagaaaacccttttgcaattatgttagcacagctgaaaactgttgtcctgattaaagaagcaataaaactggccttctttagactagttgagaatctggagcatcagaatttgtgggttcgattacagactcaaaataaccagaaacaaaaaactttcttctgaaactcgtcagtctattcttattctgagaaattaaggctattccatgtgagaaattgccaagaaactgaagatctcgtacaacgcagtgtactactcccttcactgaacagcgcaaactgtctctaaccagaatagaaggaggagtgggaggccctggtgcacaactgagcaagaggacaagtacattagagtgtctagtttgagaaacagatgcctcacaagtcctcaactggcagcttcattaaatagtacccgcaaaacaccagtctcaacgtcaacagtgaagaggcgactccgggatgctggccttctaggcagagttcctctgtccagtgtctgtgttcttttgccaatcttaatcttttctttttattggccagtctttttctttgcaactctgccttgaaggccagcatcctggagtcgcctcttcactggacTTCACTGAATACCACTTCCGTATTGCGCAAGTCAagggtacttcctgctttagtttttgtttgtaagcaggagaatcaggaggatagaattatggtcagatttgccaaatggagggcgacttgaacctgatcaaacatctctggagtgacctgaaaatagctgtgcagttacgctccccatacaacctgacagagcttgagagaatttgcagcgaaagcagagccctgacctcaaccccatcgaactcctttgggttgaattggaacgccgactgagagccaggcctaatcgcctaacatcagcgcccgacttcactaatgtttttgtggctgaatggaagcacgtCAGAGCAGAAATGTTACaacttctagtggaaagccttcccagaagagtggaggctgttatagcagcaaagggggaccaactccataataatgcccatgattttggaatgagacgttcgacaagcaggtgtccacatacttcatGTAGCATAGCTAAATGAGTGAGATGAGATGGTAGTAGATGTCCCACAGCCTGCAGTGAATGCCGTTCAGGAGAAAGATCCTGACACACTAACTGTGAAGAAGCGCATTGCACTAGTGAAACTAATAAAAAAATCTAAGAAGCTAGACATCATTGTAAAGGTGTGAAAAATACTTCTGGATCAGCCAAAATGTTACAGGGAATACTGACTGAATGAAGAGGTTCCCCCCTCCCCATCCAGTAGGTGCACCATGCACCATTAACATTGTTTGCGGacctgaagaagaagaagaagaaggcatTCCTAAAGTTATTCTTCCGTTATCAAAAGACATTTCTGGACAGAGCATGACTGAGGGGCACAGGGTCTGAGCAAGCGAATCGAGGAATCCATGAGAAAGGGAGCACACTTGTTTGAAATGTAAAAGCGTTGCGGTAGCTATTGATAAAGAACAACATCAAGACAAAGTAGCTGCTTTACCAGCGGGATGCACTGTTGAGCGCTACATCCCGAGGGGATTGTGCTGATTGTACAGAGATTGTGACAGCCAGTTAAATGGCGTCCCTTGACAAGGCAAGAACAAgatgtatgtcaggagaagtgcagCATTATCATTACGAGACTTATACTTGGAGtacggaggaggaatggagggaaaagagaggcagaggaggtggGAAAAAATGGTGAGAAAAaggagatggtttgttaaagaggaagggtagaaagtgtaagcagagtgtGTTGAAGACAGgtggagaaatggaagtgaatgagggcgaaGTATCGGAGTTCataggtgtggtgaagttctcggagcccgaggcttgcaccgagggtcaggataaagatgagtcttTGACAGTAGGAGAAGTTACGTTTTTGGAAAAAGTGTACCCTTGCCTtctggctgatccatttgtggtttcagggtgggtaaAAACAGTTGGATGCTGTGGAATAGGCGAAGGTAACCAGAAGTGGccttgtgataattgtttgtgtttctgctggtcagagggagcaggCACTCCGTGTTAAACGAATGGGGTCAAGAGATGTGAATGGTTTTGCTCTTAAGAAAAGGGCATCATTAAAAGGAGAGGTTACTGGGGTAGCGGTAAATGTGAAAGctgaccaactgaaggggaagattcccggtgtttgtgatgctcgtcaTTTGGTGTGACGCAGACAGTGTGGATGAGTGGagaaacagaagagtcattgtctgttcttttgcccgacaaagtgatgttaggatatataagttatcctgcATGAGCTTTTGTGCCAaatacattacgttgttacaggtgccaagcttatgggcatgtggcagcagtgtgtaggagggaggttcctaggtatgagaagtgtgcagaagggcatgagacaaaggaaggtgtagcattggggaaagtagtggtatgtgttaattgtaggggtgcccatggggctggggatcagaaatgtcctgtgtgagaggcaggttgaggtttccagggttagactagtgcagaagttgtcatatgctgaggcagtgaagaaagtagaggaagatgggtcaagggggagggatcctgagaggagtgctGTGAGTATtcgatctgtaccagtacagagggataaaccaacaagtgatacatgtttcagtaagattggatttttggcatttatagcaatggttatcaactgttctgcagggatggaacgtaaGTCGCAGAAAATAGAGGTTGAGGTGGCGGCTgcagaggtatttgggtgtgcaagacttgacatcagaagagttacagggtgtgttaagtggtggtgttCCTTCCTTTCAGGCTGTTGGCCTGAAGTAGCACTAAATAGATTGAAATAGTGGAGTATTTTACTtacttatttatttaattttatttcacctttatttaaccaggtaggccagttgagaacaagttctcatttacaactgcgacctggccaagataaagcaaagcagtgcaacaaaaacaacagagttacacataaagaAACGTAccgtcaataacacaatagaaaaatatatgtacagtgtgtgcaaatgtagaagattagggaggtaaggcaataaataggccatatatgtgaaatatttacaatttagcattaacactggagtgatagatgtgtagatgatgatgtgcaagtagagatactggggtgcaaaagaacaagaagataaataacaatatggggatgaggtagttgggtgtgctattacagattggctgtgtacaggtacagtgatcggtaagctgctctgacagctgatgcttaaagatataagactccagcttcagtgattttttaaattcgttccagtcattggcagcagagaactgtaagaaAATGAGGCCAAAGGAAGTttaactagcatttaaaagcagttggaggccacggaaggagtgttgtatggcattgatgctcgtctggaggtttgttaacacagtgtccaaagaagggccagaagtatacagaatggtgtcgtctgagtacaggtggatcagagaatcaccagcaagcAGCAAGAGCGACGTCATTAATATATACTGAGACtaccagaggtccagacaacaggccctccgatttgacacactgaactctgagagGTAGTTGGTGacccaggcgaggcagtcatttgagaaaatgttattattataattattttgggTGTAGTGTTAGATGGTTGGGGAtttgttgtatttatttataaaaataataataattcaagcAAAGTATATGGGAGTTagactccagtctagtaggtggcagtaatgcaacatttattggatgccaaccgcggTTAAACTTAATCGAAGAAGAAGgtaacgacaatagctggctctCTTTCTCCACCAGTAAGTGTTGTTACCATGCTTGCATTTCCAATTCAAAGTTTTGCCTATTAATTGGTAACTTACGTTTAAAATGTAACGTATGAATCACACCAGTCTGAACAtgcaaacagaaacacctttTTTTGTTCTTAGCTAGTGTATTGCTGTGGGCCCTGTTCGAAATTTGGGAGCCAGCTATCTAATGTTAGCGAAGCTATTATACATGCGTCTAAGTTACTTTACCTAGCTAGTTTGTAGAGTTGCTCTGGCTCATATTCGTGTGATTTAAATTAGCTCGATTCTAACGTTACCTTGGTCATTAAACCCGTGCAGTTGATTTAATTTGTAAACAATGCACCTTAAACAACCATGCCCAAAATGGCAACAGCAGCCGTTGCAATCCAAACCTGTTAGCTAGCCTACATAAATGTAGCTAGAACCGTACAGCTTAGCATTTGAGCAGTGGTGTAacgtactacttaagtcgtttttgagggtatctgtacttcactttactatttatatgtttgactacttttactacattcctaaagaaaactatgtcgtttttactccatacatattCCTTGACACCCATAAGTACTCGTTACAGTTTGAATGCTAAGCAGGACAGGAAAGTGGTCCAATACAcgcacttatcaacagaacatcccttGTGATCCATACTGGCTCAGATCTGgcgaactcactaaacacacaattcgtttgtaaatgatgttggagtgtgcctctggaTATCAATGTGAAAAAAATACAATGGTACCGTCTGGTTagattaatataaggaatttaaaataatttatacttctacttttgatacttaagtatattttaaaccaaatacttttagacttttactcaagtacaatttcactgggtgacttttacttgagtcgttaatattaaggtatctttactcaagtatgacaattgggtactttttccaccactacaTTTGAATGGGAGTTTTGACACGTATTGACAATTGGCCTTTTTAATAATAGATGTCAAGACTGATAGGTGACAAGATAAACAGGTCATGATGTTTTAAGAGAATGCAGCCTATTTGTTGCAGATTAACCTTGCTCTTGGATGCAAACAATATTTATTCATATCAAATGAACTCTCTTTTGCACACAGGTCTACACTAATGTTGACTGGATACAAGAATGTTTTCCAGAGAATTCTGTCATTGACCTGCAGAAGGAGCTACCACGAAAGCATCTCTCAAACACTCGCTTGTTCCCCTTTCTCTTCTCACTCCAAATTGTCTGCCCTTCGCTCATCCTTTTTTTCTGACCCCTCTCATTGTAGTATTAGGTCTTGTCAGCTTTCTACCCATCTCCATCTCTGTCATTGCTACTCTTTTTCGTGCTCCCCTTCCCACTCTTCTCGTCCAACAGGTCCAATGGATTTAAAGGAGGTTCTCAAGGTTCTGGAGCAGCTCGCCCCTCTATCACTGGCAGAGTCCTGGGATAACGTTGGCCTATTAGTTGAGCCCATTAAATGTCGGCCTATCAAAACCATCCTGTTAACCAATGACCTGACCGACTCTGTCATGTCAGAAGCAGAGGCCATGAACTGCGATCTCATCATCTCTTACCACCCCCCGTTGTTTCATCCAATCAAGTGCTTGGTTTCAAAGGACTGGAAGCAGCGATTGGCTATCCGGGCGATTACGGCTGGAATAGCAGTGTTTTCTCCTCACACCTCTTGGGACAGCGTCAAAGGAGGCGTGAATGACTGGCTGGTCGAAGGAGTTGGTAAGAGACTGCTGTCAGTGTTCCCCCTAGCTTTATAATAAGCAAAGTGGACTGCTGTAGCTctgttcccccccccaaaaaggatTGGGCTTCAACAACTGCTCAATATTGTAAACTTTGGTGTGAGAGGCCCTGGATGTTATGCTGCTTTGTTGGTCCATTATGGTAAAGGAGAAACTGGTTTTGGGTATGGTGAGTAGGGAAAAAAAGTGGTATACAAGCCTATAGTACTCCCAAATTGGGTTGTTGTTCACTTACTATCAAATCAAATAGTGCTTAGGTTATAAGATTGAGTGCTTTATTATATCTGGGACCTTTTACGCTCAGGATATGCGCTATGAAAGTGACACAGAATTTTCCAAGATCTCGTTTTTGAACTTTTGTATGCTTTTTGAATGGTCTTCAATGGGCAAAAACGTAGCGTAATGATCTTCAGCACAAAAACCCCCAAAAGGCATCTGGCAGATGTAAACTCATCcacaaatataattttatttatCTTAAATGAACGTGTTTTCACAAATTGTATTATAATTGTCAAGCCCAATCCAAAGATTAGGGTAGGATGATGTCACTTTCACAGTTTATTGAAGATGTGCATAGAGTGTCATATCTGTTCTACTCAAATTATCTGAATGTTCTGGAGTGTTCTCCCCACCTGAATAAGTTAATGATGTTTGAAAAGCACTGCGGAGTAACAAGTACTGTTTCTGTTGTCTTCCTCAGGGAGTGGCAAAGTTTCAGTGTTGAGTCAAGCGTTCAGTAGCGCCCCCCAGAGCCACAAACTGGAGTTTACAGCCAGGAGTCAGGAGGAGCTCAACACCATCATGGCAGAACTGAAGGGGATGAATAGCGGTGTCAATTTACAGCACACAGCTGTCAGGTACTGGATACTCTGTCAGTTTGTGTGCGTGCTTAAATCTGTAtacacctcttcactgttgtttACACTTACTGTACATGTCTCCTCTATCTGGCTCTAGCTCTGAAACTGATGGCTTCTTTGTAAGTCTGATCTGTCCAGACTCAGGGCTGACCCCCAGTGTTCAAACTCTGTTACAACACGCCACTCCCAGCCAGTCTCTCAGTATCCTTCAAGTAAAAAAGGTAGAGTACTgctgctagcctggtcccagatctgtttgtgctgtatagccatctcctatggtcattgtcatgggAAATATGACCATAGCAGTTGGCAAAACAGCACATACAGATCTGGGGCCATATGTATCCAGCGTATTACACCCTGAACACGCAAAGTGGACAGTTTGGTCGGAGTGCTGATTTTAAGATCatttttgccttttagatcacaatggctgcgtttacacgggcagcccaattctgatatttttttcactaattggtattttgacaaatcagatcaattctgaaaaatatctgatgtgaaaagatctgatgtgattggtcaaagaaccaattagtggaaaaagaaATCAGAATTGGGCTACCTGTGTAAATGCAAGATACGATTACATGGAAAGGGGAAAGTAGACTGTATATCAGCACGCTTGACAGGGATGAACATTTAAAGGGGTATTTTTTTTGGTTGCCCGAAGATTATGACCACTTGCACGaaaatgtaaattagatatttacaCGCAGTAGTGCCATATATTGACAGCCGTTCATCTACACACGGGAGAAATCAGAAAGATCAGTACTGGAATTATTTATATTTTGGTTGTTATCAGTAAAACATTTCTCAGAGCTGGCTCAACTTGCCCGACTGCCATAAATTGTCTGTATTTTACTTAAACAATGGGAAACAGAAAGATCAGTTTTAGGCTACTAGAGGTCTTTGCAGTTTGGTTCTTTGTGCAGGTGATAAAATAAGTTCAATGGGGCAACCTCAGAGCAGGCAATAGGAGAACCCTTAATGTTAATCCCTGCTTGATAAATATCCCCTGGGATCATATTCCTGCTATCCTGAATCAATAGACTTAGCTTGCCACAGAGTGAATAGGACTGGACTTCAATGAATTTTACTAAATGTTTTCACTCTTTTTACGTGTGACAtcttattcattagtgcacactgtagcaaaacaaaAAGTTCAGGCAGTCcctccctgtttgtctgttttaTTCCTCTTGGTGcctagtgaatacgaccctggCT includes the following:
- the nif3l1 gene encoding NIF3-like protein 1; protein product: MLTGYKNVFQRILSLTCRRSYHESISQTLACSPFSSHSKLSALRSSFFSDPSHCSIRSCQLSTHLHLCHCYSFSCSPSHSSRPTGPMDLKEVLKVLEQLAPLSLAESWDNVGLLVEPIKCRPIKTILLTNDLTDSVMSEAEAMNCDLIISYHPPLFHPIKCLVSKDWKQRLAIRAITAGIAVFSPHTSWDSVKGGVNDWLVEGVGSGKVSVLSQAFSSAPQSHKLEFTARSQEELNTIMAELKGMNSGVNLQHTAVSSETDGFFVSLICPDSGLTPSVQTLLQHATPSQSLSILQVKKRPLPGYGQGRLSVLDEPVTVAAAVQQMKSHLGLNHLRLALGAQQTLESIVSTVAVCAGSGGSVLKGVKADLYITGEMSHHEVLDSVAAGASVILSDHSNSERGFLAVFKKRLAGHLSNSVTVALSRADRDPLEVV